DNA sequence from the Nesterenkonia lutea genome:
CGATGTCATCCATCGAGGCCCCGTGGTACCCCTTGGCCACAAAGACCTGCAGCGAGCAGTCGAGCAGCTGGGTGCGGCGCTGCTCGCGGGGAAGCCGCTTGGCACGGACGACTCCGGCGGGATCCCGCATGGATTCACTCATGGGGCCAGTCTACGGCGGGGATGTCCGCGGCCGGATGTGCCGGTGGGTTCTGGGGGTGGGCCTGCGGAATCTGGGGCGGGATGTGCCTGCGGGGCCTGCAACCGAGCCTGGGGGCCTGCGGGGCCTACGGGCGGATCGGCTCGAAGCCTGTGGCCAGCTCGCACAGCGCCTGGACGGTCTGTTCGTCCGTGGTGTTCTCCCCGATCAGATTGGCCTTCCCGGTGCCGTGATAGTCCGAGGATCCGGTGACCAGCAGATCATGGGCTCGGGCGAGGTCGCGCAGCACTTTCCGGCCTGACTCGGGGTTGTCCCGGTGGTGCACCTCCACTCCGGCAAGTCCCGCCTCCACCATCTCTTCGAGCTGTTCGGTGCTCACGGTGCGGCCGCGGGCCGAGGCCATCCCGTGGGCCAGCACCGGGACTCCTCCCGCCGCGCGGACCAGCCGGATCGCCGTCGTCGGATGCATGTTGTGCTGGCTGACGTAGTAGGGGGAGCCGGCATGGAGCATATGATCGAAGGCCTCCTGACGGTCCGCCACCACTCCGATCCCCACCAGCGCGTCGGCCAGGTGCGGACGTCCCACCGTGGCTCCGACGCTGACGTGCTGTTCGACCGTCTCCCAGGTCAGCGGGAAGTCCACGGAGAGACGTTCGGCGATGCGCCGGGCTCGGTTGAGCCGACCATCGCGCGCCTCGGACATCGCGGCGGAGAGGCCCGGGTGAGCCGGGTCGTGCAGGTAGCTGAGCAGGTGGACGCTGATCCCGTTCTCGGTGAGAGTGGTGATCTCCATGCCGGGCAGCAGCATGATGCCGTGCTCCACGGCGGCCACGATCGCCTCGTCCCAGCCCGCGGTGGTGTCATGATCGGTCAGGGCGAGCCCCTGCAGTCCGGCGGCGGCCGCGGCGGCGACCACGGCGGCGGGAGCTTCGGTGCCGTCGGAGACGTTGGAATGGGTGTGCAGGTCCACGCGCATGGCCATCAGCCTAGCCGGTCCGAGACCCGGTGATCGGCCCTGTGGCCGGCCCTGTGGCCGGCCCCACGCACGGCCCCACGCAGGGCCTGTGAAGTCTCAGCGCCGCAGCGGGGGTGAGGGGCGGGCTGGGCGGGGCTGGGAGCTGGGCGGGGCTGGGGTCCTGACCGGGGGCGGACCTAGACTGGGGCGATGACCAGTTCTGAGAACACGGAAGAATTCAACCTCGTCACTTCGGCCTCCGCGCAGGCGCTCGAGGAGCGCGGCAGCAACCGCTCGCAGCGCCCCACCTCGGATGCGTTCAAGGAGTTCATGGCCTCCAGCTGGGCTCCGGCCGAGCGGGTCCAGCATGGCCGCGACGAGGTCGCCTCCTACGCGGCCCGACGACGCGCGGCCGTCTCCGCGCAGTTCCCCGGAGAGCGGCTGGTGATCCCCGCCGGACCGCTGAAGGTCCGCTCCAATGACACGGATTACCGCTTCCGGCCACATTCGGCGTTCGCGCATCTGACCGGTCTGGGCCTGGACCACGAGGCAGGTGCCGTGCTGGTCTTCGAGCCGGTTGACGAGGGCGACGGCGACGACGGTTCGGACCATGAGGTCACGCTCTACTTCACCCCGATGGCCGGACGCGACTCGGAGGCCTTCTATGCTGACGCTCGGCACGGGGAGTTCTGGATCGGCCCGCGCCCCGGCCTCGAGGAGTTCGCTCAGCGACTCGGGATCCGCACGGCGGACACCGGCGCCCTGGAGGTGGCGGTGACCAAGAACGCCGGTCCGGTGGAGTTCGGCGGCACCCGGCTGCGGCTGCTGCGTGAGGTCGACCTCGATGTCGACGCCCTCGTGGACACCTCGCGGATCAACACCGCCGTGGACCTCGAGACCTCCGACGCCTACGACGGCGCGCTGCTGGAGTCCCTCTCAGAGCTGCGTCTGGTCAAGGACGAGTGGGAGGTCGCACAGCTGCGCGCCTCCGTGGACGCCACGATCGCAGGTTTCCACGATGTGGTCGCCGCGCTGCCCCGCGCCGTGGGACACGACCGGGGCGAGCGGATCGTCGAGGGAGCCTTCTTCGCTCGAGCACGACTCGAGGGCAACGACCTCGGCTACGACACGATCGCCGCCTCCGGCAACAACGCCACCGTGCTGCACTGGATCCGCAATCACGGCGCGGTGAGCCCCGGGGACCTGCTTCTGCTCGATGCGGGAGTGGAGGCCGATTCCCTGTACACCGCTGACATCACGCGCACGCTGCCGGTCACCGGCGAGTTCTCCCCCGTCCAGCGCCGGATCTACGACGCCGTCCTGGCCGCCGCCGATGCCGCCTTCGCCGTGGTCCGGCCTGGTATCAGGTTCCGCGAGATCCACGCCGTGGCGGTCAAGGTCCTGGCCGAGCACCTCGATGACTGGGGGCTGCTGCCGGTCGGTCTCGAGGAGTCTCTCGCGGAGACCGGACAGCATCACCGCCGATGGATGCCACACGGCACGAGTCACCACCTGGGACTTGATGTCCACGACTGCGCCCAGGCCAAGCGCGAGCTCTACCTCGACGGCGTGCTCGAACCGGGAATGGTCTTCACCATCGAGCCGGGGCTGTACTTCAAAGCGGAGGATCTCGCCGTGCCGGCCGAGTTCCGCGGAATCGGAGTGCGGATCGAGGATGACGTGCTCGTCACCGAAGAAGGAGCGGAGAACCTCTCCTCCGCGCTGCCCCGCGCAGCAGCCGAAGTCGAGGCATGGATGCGGGACATCTGGGGCGCTCAATAACTGTGGTGATAAAAGTGGCGGAGCTGAGAATGTTCGTGATAAAGCGGCAATGAAACTGTGATCAAGCCGATCTCTGTCAGGCACAAAGCATTCGCATCTCCTGCATTTCAGCCGCTACGCTGGAATCAGTCGAACCACAACAGGTTCATAGAACAAAAGGAGGACACACCATGGGAATCATCGCTTGGCTCGTCCTGGGCCTCATCGCAGGTGCCATCGCTCGACTCATCCTTCCCGGCAAGCAGGCGGGCGGATGGATCGCCGCATTGATCACCGGTGTGCTGGGCGCGCTGCTCGGCGGCTTCATCGCCTCCGCAGCGTTCGGCATCGACGTCAATGACTCATTCTTCGATCTGGCCACCTGGCTGTTCGCCATCGGTGGCGGCGTCATCGTGGCCCTCATCTGGCAGGCCATCACCGGCCGCCGCAGCCGCACGGCCTGATCGGACTGACTGAGCAGCCGGCTCCCTGAACCGGCCCTCACGTGGAAGCGCCCCGTCAGCCTGAGCTCTACTGGAGCATCAGGCGGGCGGGGCGTTCTGCATGCGCTGGCGGGGCGACGAGTCCCTGCTCAGCGACGTTCTTCGCCGGGGGTGTTCCTCGCATCGGCGTGCTCCGCAGACTCAGGCTGGTCACCCTGCCAGCCCGACTCCTGCGGACTTGTCTCCTGCGGGGCGCGCACGCCATAGCGGGGGCGCCCGTCCGGCAGGTCGTTGTATCCGGCGGACGGTGACTGCGTGGTCGGAGCCGTCGTCGTCGAGCCCTGCTGTCCGACAGCGCCTGCGTCCTGACCCAGCGGTGCGGACTGGTCCTGACCCTGAGGGGCGGGGCCGCTCTGCCCCTGCTGGGCGGGGTGGCTCTGGGGTGCAGGCCCCTGCGGTGCCTGGGAGTGCGGCGCCTGGGCCTGCGGGGACTGGGCCCGGCCGGTGGGGTCGTTGGAAGAGTTCAGACTCATGACCCCCGCGCCCGCGACAAGCTGCCGGGCCCGGTGGGCGGAGGAGAACTCGCAGACCACGTCGAAGCTCGTGGCCACCAGCTGGGAGGAGGACGCGTACTCGCGGCGTCCCTTGCGCATCGCGAAGCCCAGGACACCGATGATCATCCAGATGGCCATGCCCAGCACCACGGAGAAGCCGAGGTTGTAGATGTTGGCCTCCGGGCTGAAGAGGTAGATGAGCAGACCGATGAACGCACCGAACATCGCGCCCTGCGCCGCGCCGGCGAGCGCCACCCGCGGGTAGGTCAGGCGCGTGCGGATGTGCTCCACCGACCGCAGGTCATTGCCCACGATCGTCAGGGCCTTCACATCGAAGTCCTCTGCCGCGGTCAGGTGATCCACCACCTTCTGGGCGTCCTCGTAGGAGCGGTAGCGGCCCAGCAGCTCACCGCGCGGCAGTCCGCCGGTGTTGAGTCCACCTGTATTCGTTCCAGCATTCATCGACATGGACCCATTGTCTCAGGTCGGCGTGGCTGCTCCGCTGTGCGTCGGTCCTCGGTTCCGCGGCTGGCACCCGCACCCCGGATGTGGTGCCGGCCCTAGACTGGGGCCGTGTCTGATCCCGCCATCACCGAACGCATCCGCCAGCGCCTGCACGAGGTCATCGATCCTGAGCTGCGCCTGCCCATCACCCAGCTGGGCATGGTCGGCGAGATCAGCGTGGACGATGCCGGAGCCGCGCATGTAGGCGTGAAGCTCACCATCGCCGCCTGTCCGATGCGCAGCCGGATCGTCGAGGACGTCACCGCTGCGGCGGTGCGCGCCGAGGGGGTCTCCACGGCCTCGGTGGAGCTCGGTGTGATGACCCCCGAGGAGCGTGCCGCGCTGAAGGATCATCTGCGCGGCGGCGAGACGGGCAAGATCAACCGGTTCGCCCAGCCCGAGAGCCTGACCAGGGTCTACGCCGTCGCCTCCGGCAAGGGCGGCGTCGGCAAGTCCTCGGTGACCGTGAATCTCGCCTGCTCGATGGCGGCGCAGGGGCTCAAGGTGGGCATCATCGACGCCGATATCCACGGCTTCTCCGTTCCGGACCTGATGGGCATCACCGACAAGCCCACCCGGCTGGATGAGATGATCCTGCCGCCGGTGGCCTACGGCGTGAAGACCATCTCCATCGGCATGTTCGTCGAGGGCAACCAGGCAGTGGCCTGGCGCGGTCCGATGCTTCACCGCGCTGTGGAGCAGTTCCTCACCGACGTGCACTTCGGAGACCTCGATGTGCTGCTTCTGGACCTGCCGCCCGGCACCGGGGACATCGCGATCTCCGTGGCCCAGCTGCTGCCCGGTTCGGAGCTGCTGGTGGTCACCACGCCGCAGTCCGCGGCCTCGAACGTGGCCGAGCGCGCCGGCGCGCTGAGCTCCCAGACCAAGCAGCGGGTGGCCGGCGTGATCGAGAACATGGGGCCGATGACCCTGCCCGACGGCTCCAGCTTCGAGCTCTTCGGCAGCGGCGGCGGTCAGCTGGTCGCAGACCGGCTCAGCGAATCCCTGAACACTGAGGTTCCGCTGCTGGGTTCGGTGCCCCTGGACATGCACCTGCGCGAGGCCGGCGACGACGGCGAGCCGGTCGTCCGCTCGGCTCCGGATTCTCCGGCAGGGACCGCGCTGCGCGGCATCGCCGCCCGGCTGGCCGTCCAGCCACGCGGGATCAGCGGCCGCAAGCTCCCCTTCAGCCCCGCCTCCTGAGCGTTTTACCTGCGCTTGCGCGCTCTACCTGGCCCACCGCTGGGCTGGTAGAGCTCGCAGGGCCCGGTAAAACGCTGAGGGGGGAGGGTCAGGTGGCTTCGGCGTCGTAGGGAGCTGCGGCGGGCGGGACCGGCGTCTGGCCTGCGCTGCTGGCTCCCGGGACGTCGTCGCTGCTCGTTGCAGCTCCATCTTCACTCTCCCCCGCGGAGGAGCGGCTTCCTGCCCCGGCCATGCCAGCCGCGACCGCCCCGGTGGAACTGGAGGCGGAGCTGGATGCGGAGCTGGATGCGGAGCTGGCGGGCACCCCGCTGCCCGGTGTCCGCACGGCCCCGCTGCTGCTGCGGAAGAGCTCCCGGGGATCGGTGGCCCGACGCGCCGAGTCCAAGGTGCCGGTGACCGCAGAGCGTGCCTCGCGGAAGTCCTCCGAGTACTCATCGGTGAGCGCCTCACGGATGATGCGTCGCGGGTCGTACTGCCGCGGGTCATACCGCTTCCAGTCGACCTCGTCGAAGTCTGTGCCGGTCTCGTCCTTGAACCGGCCTTTGGCGTCCTCGGCCATGTCGCGGGCCTGCCGGGTCCAGCGCGCCAGATTCCGCGCGTACTGGGGCAGCCGCTCCGGTCCGAGGATGACCAGCGCCAGCACGAGCAGAATGACGAACTCATAAGCGTTGATACCGGTCACAGACCAAGCCTACCCTCGGCGCTGACTCAGTCAGTGAGCCAGTCGAGCAGCTCCTCGAAGCCGCGTTCCAGCCGCTCTGAGCCGGAGGGCACGATCGGCAGGACCTGGACCCTGGAACGGTCAGTGGCCATGACCCAGTTGGAGATCTGTTCGGCGGCGGTCTCAGGCAGATCCGAGCTCACCACATACTGGACCCGGCCGGTCTCCATGGCGGCGGTCCACTGCTCCTTGTCTTCGGAGATGTAGAGCTGGCACTCGTCTCCGGTGCGCAGCGTGATGCTCTCCTGGCGAGCGTCGGAGACATCGACGACGTCGGCCAGCTTGG
Encoded proteins:
- a CDS encoding PHP domain-containing protein, with translation MRVDLHTHSNVSDGTEAPAAVVAAAAAAGLQGLALTDHDTTAGWDEAIVAAVEHGIMLLPGMEITTLTENGISVHLLSYLHDPAHPGLSAAMSEARDGRLNRARRIAERLSVDFPLTWETVEQHVSVGATVGRPHLADALVGIGVVADRQEAFDHMLHAGSPYYVSQHNMHPTTAIRLVRAAGGVPVLAHGMASARGRTVSTEQLEEMVEAGLAGVEVHHRDNPESGRKVLRDLARAHDLLVTGSSDYHGTGKANLIGENTTDEQTVQALCELATGFEPIRP
- a CDS encoding aminopeptidase P family protein, with product MTSSENTEEFNLVTSASAQALEERGSNRSQRPTSDAFKEFMASSWAPAERVQHGRDEVASYAARRRAAVSAQFPGERLVIPAGPLKVRSNDTDYRFRPHSAFAHLTGLGLDHEAGAVLVFEPVDEGDGDDGSDHEVTLYFTPMAGRDSEAFYADARHGEFWIGPRPGLEEFAQRLGIRTADTGALEVAVTKNAGPVEFGGTRLRLLREVDLDVDALVDTSRINTAVDLETSDAYDGALLESLSELRLVKDEWEVAQLRASVDATIAGFHDVVAALPRAVGHDRGERIVEGAFFARARLEGNDLGYDTIAASGNNATVLHWIRNHGAVSPGDLLLLDAGVEADSLYTADITRTLPVTGEFSPVQRRIYDAVLAAADAAFAVVRPGIRFREIHAVAVKVLAEHLDDWGLLPVGLEESLAETGQHHRRWMPHGTSHHLGLDVHDCAQAKRELYLDGVLEPGMVFTIEPGLYFKAEDLAVPAEFRGIGVRIEDDVLVTEEGAENLSSALPRAAAEVEAWMRDIWGAQ
- a CDS encoding GlsB/YeaQ/YmgE family stress response membrane protein; this translates as MGIIAWLVLGLIAGAIARLILPGKQAGGWIAALITGVLGALLGGFIASAAFGIDVNDSFFDLATWLFAIGGGVIVALIWQAITGRRSRTA
- a CDS encoding general stress protein; amino-acid sequence: MSMNAGTNTGGLNTGGLPRGELLGRYRSYEDAQKVVDHLTAAEDFDVKALTIVGNDLRSVEHIRTRLTYPRVALAGAAQGAMFGAFIGLLIYLFSPEANIYNLGFSVVLGMAIWMIIGVLGFAMRKGRREYASSSQLVATSFDVVCEFSSAHRARQLVAGAGVMSLNSSNDPTGRAQSPQAQAPHSQAPQGPAPQSHPAQQGQSGPAPQGQDQSAPLGQDAGAVGQQGSTTTAPTTQSPSAGYNDLPDGRPRYGVRAPQETSPQESGWQGDQPESAEHADARNTPGEERR
- a CDS encoding Mrp/NBP35 family ATP-binding protein, with translation MSDPAITERIRQRLHEVIDPELRLPITQLGMVGEISVDDAGAAHVGVKLTIAACPMRSRIVEDVTAAAVRAEGVSTASVELGVMTPEERAALKDHLRGGETGKINRFAQPESLTRVYAVASGKGGVGKSSVTVNLACSMAAQGLKVGIIDADIHGFSVPDLMGITDKPTRLDEMILPPVAYGVKTISIGMFVEGNQAVAWRGPMLHRAVEQFLTDVHFGDLDVLLLDLPPGTGDIAISVAQLLPGSELLVVTTPQSAASNVAERAGALSSQTKQRVAGVIENMGPMTLPDGSSFELFGSGGGQLVADRLSESLNTEVPLLGSVPLDMHLREAGDDGEPVVRSAPDSPAGTALRGIAARLAVQPRGISGRKLPFSPAS
- a CDS encoding Sec-independent protein translocase family protein is translated as MTGINAYEFVILLVLALVILGPERLPQYARNLARWTRQARDMAEDAKGRFKDETGTDFDEVDWKRYDPRQYDPRRIIREALTDEYSEDFREARSAVTGTLDSARRATDPRELFRSSSGAVRTPGSGVPASSASSSASSSASSSTGAVAAGMAGAGSRSSAGESEDGAATSSDDVPGASSAGQTPVPPAAAPYDAEAT